In the genome of Limnobaculum zhutongyuii, one region contains:
- the tolC gene encoding outer membrane channel protein TolC, translating to MKKLLPLIIGLSLVGLSTSSYAENLLQVYQQAKSNNPDLRKSESDRDAAYEKISESRGALLPQLGLNAGYNINRGYRDNSGSKSDVTSGTLQLSQTIFDMSLWRQLNITEKQAGVQDVSYQAQQQTLILDTATAYFNVLRSLDILSTTEAQKDALYRQLDQARQRFNVGLVAVTDVQNAQAQYDQTLADEVTARNNLENSLEVLRQITGMFYPELSSLDTARFSTRRPNDVNTLLQEAESRNLNLLTARLAQDLSREQVKLQQTGHMPTLAFTASSGLSNNDYRGTSTLGQNDSINGNTTAGFTLSFPLFSGGQTSSRVKQAQYNYVGASEALESAHRSVVQIVRSSYNNVSASISSVNAYKQTVVSAQSSLEATQAGYDVGTRTIVDVLNATTTLYNAKQQLSNARYDYLINQLNIKYALGTLNETDLDLLNKTLGKPSSTIPVIKVKE from the coding sequence ATGAAAAAACTGCTTCCTTTGATTATTGGTCTTAGCCTGGTTGGCCTGAGCACTTCAAGCTATGCCGAAAATTTACTGCAAGTTTACCAGCAGGCTAAAAGCAATAACCCTGACTTACGTAAGTCAGAATCCGATCGTGATGCAGCCTACGAAAAAATTAGTGAGTCCCGCGGTGCCCTGCTGCCTCAATTAGGTTTGAATGCAGGTTATAACATTAACCGTGGCTATCGTGACAACAGCGGCAGTAAAAGTGATGTGACCAGTGGCACTTTGCAATTAAGCCAAACTATTTTTGATATGTCTTTATGGCGTCAGCTTAATATCACTGAAAAACAGGCAGGCGTTCAGGACGTTTCTTATCAAGCTCAGCAACAAACGCTGATTCTCGATACTGCCACCGCTTATTTTAATGTATTACGCAGTCTGGATATTCTTTCTACTACTGAAGCACAGAAAGATGCTCTTTATCGCCAGTTAGACCAAGCTCGCCAACGTTTTAACGTAGGTCTGGTTGCTGTTACTGACGTGCAAAACGCCCAAGCGCAATATGACCAGACGCTGGCGGACGAAGTGACCGCCCGCAACAATCTGGAAAACTCGCTGGAAGTTCTGCGCCAGATTACCGGAATGTTCTATCCGGAACTGAGTTCGCTGGATACCGCACGTTTCAGTACTCGTCGCCCGAATGACGTTAACACGTTACTACAGGAAGCGGAAAGCCGTAACCTGAACCTGTTAACCGCTCGTCTGGCTCAGGATTTATCCCGTGAACAGGTTAAATTACAGCAGACTGGTCATATGCCAACATTGGCATTTACCGCGTCAAGTGGGCTGTCTAACAATGACTATCGTGGTACCAGTACGCTGGGTCAAAACGATAGCATTAACGGTAACACCACTGCTGGTTTTACTCTGAGCTTCCCACTGTTCAGCGGCGGACAAACAAGTTCCCGCGTTAAGCAAGCACAATATAATTATGTTGGTGCCAGCGAAGCGCTGGAAAGTGCTCACCGTTCTGTAGTGCAGATCGTACGTTCTTCTTACAATAACGTCTCTGCTTCTATCAGTTCAGTGAATGCTTATAAACAAACCGTTGTTTCTGCACAAAGCTCATTAGAAGCCACTCAGGCAGGTTATGATGTGGGTACCCGTACCATCGTGGATGTGTTAAACGCGACTACTACCCTGTATAACGCCAAGCAGCAGCTTTCTAACGCACGTTATGATTATCTGATTAATCAGTTAAACATTAAGTATGCATTGGGCACATTAAATGAAACCGATCTGGATTTGCTCAACAAAACGCTGGGCAAACCAAGCTCAACGATTCCAGTGATTAAAGTTAAAGAATAA
- a CDS encoding DUF1190 family protein, with translation MKRTKHINRDSFRKSFRTYRLAPVALAISAVFMLSGCEQADESVSLFQNADECKQSNPSMGDQCTIAYNQALEEAVKTAPKYATKEDCVAEFGEAQCTEAPAQAGMAAQPQQSSMWMPLMAGYMMGRMMGGGYGQSPLFTSKAAGSPANGKFVDSTGRSYGNATTGRTMKVDKSALAPKPATTTTVTRGGFGDSVAKQNSMSRSSSSSNSSSTKSRSFGG, from the coding sequence ATGAAACGCACTAAACACATCAACCGTGACTCTTTTCGTAAATCCTTCCGTACTTATCGTTTAGCGCCTGTTGCGCTGGCAATCAGTGCCGTATTTATGCTGTCGGGCTGTGAACAGGCTGACGAAAGCGTATCCCTGTTCCAGAATGCGGATGAATGTAAACAAAGTAACCCATCAATGGGCGATCAGTGCACCATTGCTTATAATCAGGCACTGGAAGAAGCAGTAAAAACTGCACCAAAATATGCAACTAAGGAAGATTGCGTAGCCGAATTTGGTGAAGCCCAATGTACAGAAGCACCTGCTCAGGCAGGCATGGCCGCACAACCACAGCAAAGCAGCATGTGGATGCCTCTGATGGCTGGTTATATGATGGGTCGTATGATGGGTGGTGGTTATGGCCAATCTCCGCTGTTTACTTCTAAAGCAGCAGGTAGCCCGGCTAACGGCAAATTTGTTGACTCTACTGGCCGTAGCTATGGCAATGCGACCACTGGCAGAACCATGAAGGTGGATAAGAGCGCTCTGGCACCTAAGCCGGCTACCACTACAACCGTTACTCGCGGTGGTTTTGGTGATTCAGTGGCTAAGCAAAATAGCATGTCACGCAGCAGTTCGTCTTCCAACAGCTCATCAACAAAAAGTCGTTCATTCGGTGGCTAA
- a CDS encoding glutathionylspermidine synthase family protein, with the protein MIRQSITERPNWREVATEYGFNFHTMYGEPYWCEDAYYQFSLAQIEELENTTAELHQMCLQVVEKVVNSEELLTKFHIPKHCWDFVRTSWKTQQPSLYSRLDLAYDGKSPAKLLENNADTPTSLYETAFFQWMWLEDQINAGNLRHDADQFNSLQDKLIERFAELKAQHGFNLLHFACCQDTEEDRGTVQYLQDCANEAGLANEFMFIEEIGLGEKGQFTDTEDQVISNLFKLYPWEFMFREIFSTKLADAGVRWLEPAWKSIISNKALLPLLWEMFPNHPNLLPAYFAGEAHNLNHYVSKPLFSREGANIQIIENGQEVCKVDGPYGEEGMIIQQFHPLPRFNDSYTLIGSWLVDDEPCGIGLREDHSLITQDLSRYYPHIILD; encoded by the coding sequence ATGATTCGTCAATCTATTACCGAGCGTCCAAACTGGCGTGAAGTAGCGACTGAATATGGTTTTAATTTTCACACTATGTATGGCGAGCCATACTGGTGTGAAGATGCCTACTATCAGTTTTCACTGGCACAAATCGAAGAGCTGGAAAATACCACCGCAGAGCTACACCAGATGTGCTTACAGGTGGTGGAAAAAGTAGTTAACAGTGAAGAGCTGTTAACCAAATTCCATATTCCTAAACACTGCTGGGATTTTGTTCGTACGTCATGGAAAACCCAGCAACCGTCACTCTATTCTCGCCTCGATCTGGCCTACGATGGTAAAAGCCCGGCCAAGCTATTGGAGAATAATGCCGATACGCCAACCTCGCTGTATGAAACGGCTTTTTTCCAATGGATGTGGCTGGAAGATCAGATTAACGCCGGTAATCTGCGTCACGATGCCGATCAATTTAATAGTTTGCAGGATAAGTTGATTGAGCGCTTCGCCGAACTGAAAGCACAACATGGTTTTAATCTGCTGCATTTTGCCTGCTGTCAGGATACCGAAGAGGATCGCGGTACCGTACAGTATTTGCAGGACTGCGCTAACGAAGCAGGTTTAGCCAATGAATTTATGTTTATTGAAGAGATTGGCTTAGGAGAGAAAGGTCAGTTTACTGATACTGAAGATCAGGTCATCAGCAATCTGTTCAAACTCTATCCCTGGGAATTTATGTTCCGGGAGATCTTCTCCACCAAGCTGGCTGACGCCGGTGTGCGTTGGTTAGAACCTGCATGGAAAAGCATTATCTCCAATAAGGCCCTGTTACCTTTGCTGTGGGAGATGTTCCCAAATCATCCAAACCTGCTGCCGGCCTACTTCGCCGGAGAAGCGCATAATCTGAACCATTACGTTTCTAAACCGCTATTCTCGCGGGAAGGGGCCAACATTCAGATTATCGAAAATGGTCAGGAAGTGTGTAAAGTCGATGGACCTTATGGCGAAGAGGGAATGATCATTCAACAATTCCACCCGCTGCCGCGTTTTAACGACAGTTATACCCTGATTGGTAGCTGGCTGGTCGATGATGAGCCTTGCGGTATTGGCCTGCGGGAAGATCATAGTTTAATAACGCAGGATCTTTCGCGGTACTATCCGCATATTATATTAGACTAA
- the ygiD gene encoding 4,5-DOPA-extradiol-dioxygenase, which produces MNSSLMPALFLGHGSPMNVLEENIYTQAWQHLGNSLPRPKAILAVSAHWYTRGTAVTAMEHPKTIHDFGGFPQELFDTQYPAKGSPQLAARIQALLAPVPVIADMTEWGLDHGSWGVLIKMYPDADIPVVQLSIDATQPAAYHYQLGQKLSALRREGVMIVASGNVVHNLRMARWQGNQQPFDWAERFDNFVRDNLTWQGDNHPLVNFLDNPDAHLACPTPEHYLPLLYVLGAREYNEPVSIPVDGIVMGSLSMLSIKVG; this is translated from the coding sequence ATGAACAGCAGCTTAATGCCCGCCCTGTTTTTGGGGCACGGTAGCCCAATGAACGTACTGGAAGAAAATATTTATACTCAGGCCTGGCAACATCTGGGGAACAGTTTGCCTCGTCCTAAAGCGATTCTTGCGGTTTCAGCCCACTGGTATACCCGTGGAACGGCGGTGACGGCGATGGAACATCCTAAAACGATTCATGATTTTGGTGGTTTTCCACAGGAGCTATTTGATACTCAGTACCCAGCTAAAGGTTCTCCTCAACTGGCGGCACGAATTCAGGCGTTACTGGCTCCGGTTCCTGTTATTGCTGATATGACTGAATGGGGATTGGATCATGGTTCATGGGGTGTATTGATAAAAATGTACCCCGATGCGGACATTCCGGTGGTTCAGTTAAGCATTGATGCCACGCAACCGGCAGCCTATCACTACCAGTTGGGACAAAAATTATCAGCTTTACGTCGTGAAGGCGTAATGATTGTTGCCAGCGGTAACGTGGTGCATAACCTGCGCATGGCAAGATGGCAGGGTAACCAGCAGCCTTTTGACTGGGCTGAACGTTTCGATAACTTTGTCCGTGATAACCTGACCTGGCAGGGAGATAATCATCCGTTGGTTAACTTTCTGGACAACCCGGATGCACATCTGGCCTGCCCGACACCAGAACACTATTTACCGTTGCTGTATGTGCTGGGGGCTCGGGAATACAACGAGCCAGTGAGCATACCGGTGGATGGTATCGTCATGGGATCATTGAGTATGTTGTCAATCAAGGTTGGATAG
- the ribB gene encoding 3,4-dihydroxy-2-butanone-4-phosphate synthase, with protein sequence MNQTLLSEFGTPIARVELALDALRNGRGVMVLDDENRENEGDMIFAAETMTVEQMALTIRHGSGIVCLCINEQTREQLNLPMMVPANSSRYQTAFTVTIEAAEGVTTGVSASDRITTIRAAIADGATANSLHSPGHVFPLCARTGGVLTRRGHTEATIDLVTLAGFKPAGVLCELTNDDGSMANAPQVIEFGKQHNMPVVTIEDLVMYIEQHARKAS encoded by the coding sequence ATGAATCAGACATTACTATCCGAATTCGGTACCCCAATTGCTCGCGTTGAACTTGCGCTGGACGCATTACGCAATGGCCGTGGCGTTATGGTACTTGACGATGAAAACCGTGAAAACGAAGGCGACATGATCTTTGCCGCCGAAACCATGACCGTTGAGCAAATGGCGCTGACCATTCGCCATGGTAGTGGTATCGTTTGTCTGTGCATCAACGAACAAACCCGTGAGCAGTTGAACCTGCCGATGATGGTTCCGGCTAACTCGAGCCGTTATCAGACCGCGTTTACCGTCACTATCGAAGCGGCTGAAGGGGTGACTACTGGCGTTTCTGCTTCTGACCGTATCACGACGATTCGTGCGGCCATCGCGGATGGTGCAACGGCTAACAGCCTGCACAGCCCTGGTCACGTTTTCCCATTATGTGCCCGCACCGGTGGTGTATTAACCCGCCGTGGTCATACTGAAGCGACAATTGATTTAGTTACTCTGGCTGGCTTCAAACCCGCAGGCGTGCTTTGTGAACTTACCAACGACGACGGCAGCATGGCAAATGCACCGCAGGTTATTGAGTTTGGTAAACAACATAATATGCCGGTAGTAACGATTGAAGATCTGGTGATGTACATCGAGCAGCACGCCAGAAAAGCCAGCTGA
- the ubiK gene encoding ubiquinone biosynthesis accessory factor UbiK: MIDPKKIEQIAKQIHESMPKGIRELGDEVEKKIRQGLQNQLAKLDVVSREEFDIQTQVLLRTREKLNALEKRLAELEAKGNQE, from the coding sequence ATGATCGACCCGAAAAAAATTGAACAGATAGCCAAACAAATTCACGAGTCAATGCCAAAAGGCATCCGCGAACTGGGCGATGAAGTCGAGAAGAAGATCCGCCAGGGGCTACAAAATCAGTTGGCAAAACTGGATGTGGTCAGCCGCGAGGAGTTTGATATTCAGACTCAGGTTCTGCTAAGAACCCGTGAAAAGTTGAATGCTTTAGAAAAGCGACTGGCAGAGTTAGAAGCCAAAGGCAATCAGGAATAA
- the yjeH gene encoding L-methionine/branched-chain amino acid transporter, giving the protein MSGLKQELGLVQGVGLLSTSLLGTGVFAVPALAAQIADSGSLWAWPVLIILVFPIAIAFAALGRHFPNAGGAAHFVSLAFGPHMARVTGWLFLSVIPVGLPAALQIASGFWQAAFGLEHSGLLLVQLGTLLAILFLGMRSAGSSANVQVVIAGLIVAMVVAIWWKGGVTPGSIQWPALSTLSASPMFSALAVMFWCFVGLEAFAHLAAEFRNPERDFPRALLIGMLVAGGVYWSCTAAVLAFHSYGGEMAASASFPSIVVQLFGQHALWVACIIGYLACFASLNIYTQSFARLVWSQTYEQKPKAWVAQLSRSRSPLNALSLVLLCCLISSLAADYFSLELDDLIVYANGIFVFIYLLCMLSGCRLLKGSSRVMSFIGTVLCVLLLVMIGWKTLYAVVMFALLWLVLPRRKQTSEASAG; this is encoded by the coding sequence ATGAGTGGATTAAAGCAGGAGCTGGGCTTAGTTCAGGGAGTCGGTCTACTTTCAACATCGCTGTTGGGGACCGGTGTATTTGCCGTGCCTGCACTGGCGGCGCAAATAGCTGATTCTGGCAGTCTGTGGGCCTGGCCTGTTTTAATTATTCTGGTTTTTCCTATAGCTATTGCGTTTGCCGCATTGGGGCGACATTTTCCTAATGCTGGTGGCGCTGCGCACTTTGTCAGTCTGGCCTTTGGCCCCCATATGGCCAGAGTGACCGGTTGGCTATTTTTATCGGTGATTCCGGTGGGGTTACCGGCAGCATTACAAATTGCGTCAGGTTTTTGGCAGGCAGCATTTGGACTGGAGCACTCAGGTTTGCTGTTGGTTCAGCTAGGAACGCTACTGGCTATTCTGTTTTTAGGCATGCGTAGCGCCGGTTCCAGTGCCAATGTGCAGGTGGTCATTGCAGGTCTGATTGTGGCGATGGTAGTGGCTATCTGGTGGAAAGGAGGAGTTACCCCCGGCTCCATTCAATGGCCGGCATTGAGCACATTGTCCGCCAGCCCGATGTTTAGTGCACTGGCGGTAATGTTCTGGTGTTTTGTTGGGCTGGAGGCGTTTGCCCATCTGGCAGCAGAATTCCGCAATCCGGAACGTGATTTCCCTCGAGCCTTACTCATTGGCATGCTGGTGGCGGGTGGTGTCTATTGGAGCTGTACTGCTGCGGTATTGGCATTCCATTCTTATGGCGGAGAGATGGCTGCATCGGCTTCTTTTCCATCAATTGTGGTTCAGCTATTTGGTCAACATGCATTATGGGTGGCTTGTATTATTGGTTATCTGGCTTGTTTTGCCAGTTTGAATATTTACACCCAAAGTTTTGCTCGTCTGGTGTGGTCGCAAACCTATGAGCAGAAACCAAAAGCCTGGGTAGCACAACTTTCCCGCTCTCGCTCACCCTTGAATGCACTGTCGTTAGTATTGTTATGTTGTCTGATTTCATCACTGGCGGCGGATTATTTCTCGCTGGAACTGGATGACTTGATTGTTTATGCCAATGGCATCTTTGTGTTTATCTATCTGCTTTGTATGCTGTCGGGTTGCCGCTTGCTGAAGGGAAGTTCCAGAGTGATGTCATTTATCGGCACTGTACTCTGTGTTTTATTGCTGGTGATGATTGGCTGGAAAACGCTGTATGCGGTAGTGATGTTTGCTCTGTTGTGGTTAGTATTGCCACGCAGAAAACAGACTTCAGAGGCATCTGCGGGATAA
- the hldE gene encoding bifunctional D-glycero-beta-D-manno-heptose-7-phosphate kinase/D-glycero-beta-D-manno-heptose 1-phosphate adenylyltransferase HldE, whose protein sequence is MKVMLPDFSRASVMVVGDVMLDRYWHGPTSRISPEAPVPVVKVNMVEDRPGGAANVAMNIASLCGVSRLVGLTGMDEPARVLNDKLNEVNVKCDFVTVASHPTITKLRVLSRNQQLLRLDFEEGFENVDSQPILDRVQQALPHLGALVLSDYDKGALVSVQSLIALGREAGVPVLIDPKGTDFERYRGATLLTPNLSEFEAVVGQCKSEDELVSRGMALIERFEFSALLITRSENGMTLLQPGRDPFHMPTQAQEVYDVTGAGDTVIGVLAVSLAAGLTLEEACFMANAAAGVVVGKLGTSTVSPIELENAIRGRADTGFGVMNEEQLKQAVAHARQRGEKVVMTNGCFDILHAGHVSYLANARKLGDRLIVAVNSDASTRRLKGETRPVNPLAQRMIVLGALESVDWVVAFEEDTPQRLIADTLPDLLVKGGDYKPEDIAGSKEVWAAGGDVRVLNFEDGCSTSNIIKTIMERG, encoded by the coding sequence ATGAAAGTCATGTTACCCGATTTTAGCCGTGCCAGCGTAATGGTTGTCGGTGATGTTATGCTCGATCGCTATTGGCATGGACCAACCAGCAGGATCTCGCCTGAGGCTCCTGTACCGGTAGTTAAAGTCAATATGGTAGAAGATCGTCCCGGAGGTGCAGCAAACGTTGCAATGAATATCGCCTCCCTGTGCGGCGTTTCTCGTTTGGTTGGTTTAACCGGCATGGATGAACCTGCACGGGTATTAAACGACAAGTTGAATGAAGTGAACGTCAAATGTGATTTTGTGACGGTGGCTTCTCACCCAACCATTACCAAACTGCGGGTGCTTTCCCGTAACCAGCAGCTATTACGCCTCGATTTTGAAGAAGGTTTTGAGAACGTAGATTCCCAACCAATTTTAGATCGTGTACAGCAAGCTCTGCCTCATTTAGGAGCTTTGGTGCTGTCTGATTATGATAAAGGTGCGCTGGTTTCGGTTCAGTCGCTGATTGCCCTGGGGCGTGAAGCAGGTGTACCGGTGCTGATCGACCCAAAAGGGACCGATTTTGAGCGCTATCGTGGCGCAACGCTGCTAACGCCTAATCTGTCTGAGTTTGAGGCGGTGGTAGGGCAGTGTAAAAGCGAAGATGAACTGGTTAGTCGGGGCATGGCGTTAATTGAGCGGTTTGAGTTTAGCGCATTGTTGATTACTCGTTCAGAAAACGGCATGACATTACTACAACCGGGCAGAGATCCTTTCCATATGCCAACTCAGGCACAGGAAGTGTATGACGTTACCGGTGCTGGTGATACGGTGATTGGTGTTCTGGCGGTGAGTCTGGCGGCGGGTCTGACGCTGGAAGAAGCCTGCTTTATGGCAAATGCCGCTGCCGGTGTGGTGGTTGGTAAACTGGGAACCTCAACGGTTTCCCCTATTGAGCTGGAAAACGCCATCCGCGGCAGAGCCGATACCGGTTTTGGCGTCATGAATGAAGAACAGCTGAAACAAGCCGTTGCCCATGCACGTCAGCGCGGTGAGAAAGTCGTGATGACCAATGGCTGCTTTGATATTTTGCATGCCGGCCACGTTTCTTATCTGGCAAATGCTCGTAAACTGGGGGATCGCCTGATTGTGGCGGTTAACAGTGACGCTTCTACTCGCCGCTTAAAAGGGGAGACTCGTCCGGTAAACCCTCTGGCACAGCGTATGATCGTGCTGGGTGCACTGGAGTCCGTCGACTGGGTCGTTGCTTTTGAAGAAGATACGCCTCAGCGGCTGATTGCCGATACTCTTCCCGATCTGCTGGTGAAAGGCGGTGACTATAAGCCAGAAGATATTGCCGGCAGTAAAGAAGTTTGGGCAGCCGGTGGTGATGTGCGCGTTCTGAACTTTGAAGATGGTTGTTCAACCAGCAATATTATTAAAACGATTATGGAACGCGGATAA
- a CDS encoding Kdo(2)-lipid IV(A) acyltransferase yields MSKNQVLPEFSRELLHPRYWLLWSGIIFLYLIVLLPYPWINSLGRGLGRFAMRFMKRRKMISRRNIELCFPNMTEAEHEAWMIKNFEATGLAVFETGMAWFWPNWRVKKWCQVQGMDNLNVGIPEKRGVLVIGIHFLTLELGARIIGMHRPGVGVYRPHDNKLMDWLQTWGRLRSNKYMLDRRDVKGMIRSLKKGELVWYAPDHDYGPKNSVFAPFFAVEKAATTIGTSILVRMANPLLVPFIPKRNDDNHGYTLIVQPPLEGFPTDDEVAAATFMNQAIEQQILLAPEQYMWLHRRFKTRPQGEASLYQ; encoded by the coding sequence ATGTCAAAAAATCAAGTACTCCCGGAATTTAGCCGAGAACTGTTACACCCACGCTACTGGCTGCTATGGTCTGGTATCATTTTTTTATACCTGATCGTTTTGCTGCCTTATCCCTGGATTAATAGCCTGGGGCGCGGTTTAGGCCGTTTTGCTATGCGTTTTATGAAACGCAGAAAGATGATCTCACGCCGCAACATTGAGCTTTGTTTTCCAAATATGACCGAAGCAGAACACGAAGCCTGGATGATCAAAAACTTTGAAGCGACTGGGTTAGCAGTATTTGAAACCGGCATGGCCTGGTTCTGGCCCAACTGGCGTGTCAAAAAGTGGTGTCAGGTTCAGGGAATGGACAATCTGAATGTCGGTATCCCGGAGAAACGCGGGGTATTGGTGATTGGTATACACTTTCTTACCCTTGAGCTTGGCGCCCGGATTATTGGTATGCACCGTCCTGGCGTAGGGGTTTATCGTCCCCACGACAACAAACTGATGGACTGGTTACAGACCTGGGGAAGATTGCGTTCCAATAAATATATGCTTGACCGTCGTGATGTGAAAGGCATGATTCGCTCACTGAAAAAAGGCGAGCTGGTTTGGTACGCTCCGGACCATGATTACGGCCCTAAAAACAGCGTATTTGCCCCGTTCTTTGCAGTGGAAAAAGCGGCAACGACTATTGGTACCTCAATTTTAGTTCGTATGGCTAATCCACTATTAGTGCCGTTTATCCCTAAGCGAAATGATGATAATCACGGATATACTCTGATTGTGCAGCCGCCGCTGGAAGGCTTCCCGACGGATGATGAAGTTGCAGCCGCCACCTTTATGAATCAGGCGATTGAACAACAAATTCTGCTGGCCCCTGAACAATATATGTGGCTACACCGTCGCTTTAAAACCCGCCCACAGGGCGAGGCATCGTTATATCAATAA